A single Streptomyces sp. Edi2 DNA region contains:
- a CDS encoding alpha/beta hydrolase produces the protein MTKNASPQQHAQSSASGAPVEPRTSRGRRRVPRALAAGAALLLAALTTAPAASAAPAHLPAGAAQGAGTASGATTDSAPRTGQKRGTLLSLTPLGRQNRAEVVAQAQKQGLEAGTARHGVAAYRLVYRTITPDGRPTTASGLLALPVGSGRHPLPPVVHGHGTLAYRGDAPSVAEGADRAVSVLYASAGRAALAPDYLGLGTGPGHHPYMDARSAASASLDLLRAAHSAAPGLGVTLDRTVSLTGFSQGGQATMELGRALGRGADPRFRPGMLAPVGGPYDLDGSELPGIFDGRVAPGAAVYYLSFFLTAQNRLHPLYRDPGEVFRAPYAHRVEGFFDGSHTEEDIVKKLPGRVEDLLTETWYKKLQHPSGALLEALRANDRTCDWKPGRGVRITLYTATGDRDVPIANARSCEKELAGHGTRATVVDQGADAGHGASFLRSEPSIARALPVAR, from the coding sequence ATGACGAAGAACGCCTCGCCGCAACAGCATGCGCAGTCCTCCGCGTCCGGTGCGCCGGTCGAGCCGCGGACCTCACGCGGACGACGGCGCGTGCCGCGTGCACTGGCCGCCGGCGCCGCTCTCCTGCTGGCCGCGCTGACGACGGCCCCGGCCGCGTCGGCGGCACCGGCACATCTGCCTGCGGGTGCCGCACAGGGAGCCGGCACCGCCTCAGGGGCGACCACCGACTCCGCGCCAAGAACAGGCCAGAAACGCGGGACGCTCCTCTCCCTCACGCCCCTCGGCCGGCAAAATCGGGCCGAGGTCGTTGCCCAGGCGCAAAAGCAAGGCCTGGAGGCCGGCACCGCCCGGCACGGCGTCGCCGCATACCGCCTGGTCTACCGCACGATCACGCCCGACGGCCGCCCCACCACCGCATCCGGCCTGCTCGCCCTCCCCGTCGGCAGCGGCCGTCATCCTCTCCCGCCGGTCGTCCACGGTCACGGCACCCTCGCCTACCGCGGCGACGCCCCGTCGGTGGCGGAAGGCGCCGACCGCGCGGTGTCGGTGCTGTACGCCTCGGCCGGTCGCGCCGCCCTCGCCCCCGACTACCTCGGCCTCGGCACCGGCCCAGGGCACCACCCCTACATGGACGCCCGGTCCGCCGCCTCGGCCTCTCTCGACCTGCTCCGGGCAGCGCATTCCGCCGCCCCGGGACTCGGCGTCACTCTCGACCGCACGGTGTCGCTGACCGGCTTCTCGCAGGGCGGGCAGGCCACCATGGAACTGGGCCGTGCGCTCGGCCGCGGCGCCGATCCCCGGTTCCGGCCGGGGATGCTCGCCCCGGTCGGCGGGCCGTACGACCTCGACGGCAGCGAACTCCCCGGCATCTTCGACGGCCGGGTCGCCCCCGGGGCCGCCGTGTACTACCTCTCCTTCTTCCTCACCGCCCAGAACCGTCTGCACCCGCTCTACCGCGATCCGGGCGAAGTGTTCCGTGCTCCCTACGCCCACCGCGTCGAGGGCTTTTTCGACGGCAGCCACACGGAGGAGGACATCGTCAAAAAGCTCCCCGGCCGAGTCGAAGACCTGCTCACGGAGACCTGGTACAAGAAGCTTCAGCACCCTTCCGGCGCCCTGCTCGAAGCCCTCCGCGCCAACGACCGTACCTGCGACTGGAAGCCGGGCCGGGGCGTGCGGATCACCCTGTACACCGCCACCGGCGACCGTGACGTACCCATAGCCAACGCCCGTAGCTGCGAAAAGGAGCTGGCCGGCCACGGCACCCGGGCCACGGTCGTCGACCAGGGCGCCGACGCCGGCCACGGCGCCTCGTTCCTGCGCTCGGAACCGTCCATAGCCCGCGCCCTGCCCGTCGCCCGCTGA
- a CDS encoding DUF6114 domain-containing protein produces MLLTWRRWRRGRPFWGGLAAVLAGAEICAIPLAPLKIMLQQGIAGIPSVLMGLVMIVMGLSAWFAPHYRGLAGVLTVLCAAAALVMSNLGGFLIGTIIGILGGSMIFAWQPVVPADPGTAAAPATTTPSAASRTSATTATTAAPGAVAEPGTVANPPAVPEPGGNTPAPSEP; encoded by the coding sequence ATGCTTCTGACCTGGCGGCGCTGGCGGAGGGGGCGGCCCTTCTGGGGCGGTCTGGCGGCCGTCCTCGCCGGTGCCGAGATCTGCGCCATCCCGTTGGCACCACTGAAGATCATGCTGCAACAGGGCATCGCGGGTATCCCGTCCGTGCTGATGGGGCTGGTGATGATCGTGATGGGGCTCTCGGCGTGGTTCGCGCCGCACTACCGGGGCCTCGCGGGCGTGCTCACCGTGCTGTGTGCGGCGGCCGCGCTGGTGATGTCCAACCTGGGCGGCTTTCTGATCGGCACCATCATCGGGATTCTCGGCGGCTCGATGATCTTTGCCTGGCAGCCGGTCGTCCCGGCAGACCCGGGAACCGCCGCAGCCCCCGCAACCACCACACCCTCGGCAGCCTCCAGAACCTCGGCAACCACCGCAACCACCGCCGCTCCCGGGGCCGTTGCCGAGCCCGGAACCGTTGCCAACCCCCCGGCTGTTCCCGAGCCCGGGGGCAACACCCCCGCACCCAGCGAGCCGTAG
- a CDS encoding CU044_5270 family protein codes for MTEELELLRQADPVSAEEGPWRDRPLTASAEARLQALTAGAAPRGRPRPVRRRRLVLGLTAVSSAVAALVLTFSGAGSGPAVAAPVALALHADAPSVPLDVLARRAEARARAAGAADGPSRGSHLQSWYMSMESGPDADPPVTVPEERITRWHDDGSGSELVVATDPQHPGRPVIHDNDGHWQTVSDGKVLHRKTYPAGSEAQHSGLASRTKPSTDPAELREQLSWLYGGPGGTRTTPELLSALSSFRQEWTPGPRETAAIVRMLADAGGLRQAGVVTDRMGRHGQAYVYDGPDGAANSTRQMVILDPRTGELLGLEITFTKDAPEFKIKSGEVMSYEAWMP; via the coding sequence ATGACTGAGGAACTGGAGCTGCTGCGGCAGGCCGACCCCGTCTCCGCCGAGGAGGGGCCCTGGCGCGACCGCCCGCTGACCGCGTCGGCCGAGGCCCGCCTGCAGGCGCTGACGGCCGGCGCCGCCCCCCGCGGCCGTCCGCGCCCCGTCCGCCGTCGCCGCCTGGTGCTGGGCCTGACCGCCGTGTCGTCGGCCGTCGCCGCCCTCGTGCTCACCTTTTCCGGGGCCGGCAGCGGCCCCGCCGTCGCGGCGCCCGTCGCCCTCGCCCTGCACGCCGATGCGCCCTCGGTCCCGCTGGACGTCCTGGCCCGCAGGGCGGAGGCCAGGGCGCGGGCGGCCGGTGCCGCGGACGGGCCGAGCCGGGGCAGCCATCTGCAGAGCTGGTACATGAGCATGGAGTCGGGCCCCGACGCCGATCCGCCCGTCACCGTGCCCGAGGAGCGCATCACCCGCTGGCACGACGACGGCAGCGGCTCGGAACTGGTCGTGGCCACCGACCCGCAGCACCCCGGCCGCCCGGTGATCCACGACAACGACGGCCACTGGCAGACCGTCAGCGACGGCAAGGTGCTGCACCGCAAGACCTATCCGGCGGGCTCGGAGGCCCAGCACAGCGGCCTCGCCTCCCGTACGAAGCCGTCGACCGACCCCGCGGAGCTGCGCGAACAGCTGTCATGGCTCTACGGCGGCCCCGGCGGCACCCGTACGACTCCGGAGCTCCTGTCGGCGCTCTCCTCCTTCCGCCAGGAATGGACCCCGGGGCCGCGGGAGACGGCCGCCATCGTCCGGATGCTGGCCGATGCGGGCGGGCTGCGGCAGGCGGGCGTGGTCACCGACCGGATGGGCCGGCACGGGCAGGCGTATGTCTACGACGGTCCCGACGGCGCCGCGAACTCCACCCGCCAGATGGTGATCCTCGATCCGCGCACCGGCGAACTCCTGGGGCTGGAGATCACCTTCACCAAGGACGCACCGGAATTCAAGATCAAGTCGGGGGAGGTCATGTCGTACGAGGCGTGGATGCCGTGA
- a CDS encoding sigma-70 family RNA polymerase sigma factor, producing MSTDDAFAEAYRAHYWAVSRFVARRLDGQAHEVEEVVAEVFSIAWRRRTELPDAPLPWLYGVARNCLANTVRGLGRYRRLLHRLGNHEAAHRQQTVESPDAERPGSWVHEALARLSPADQELLRLTAWEELTVEELAVTLGCGRSAAAMRLHRARGRLRTQIERMRQRGAARPDAPPPRPDAPRAQPPSPPAQPPSPPAAPRVTHHPVPSRAGGRRHD from the coding sequence ATGAGCACGGACGACGCCTTCGCCGAGGCCTATCGCGCGCACTACTGGGCGGTCAGCCGCTTTGTGGCGCGACGGCTGGACGGGCAGGCACACGAGGTCGAGGAAGTAGTGGCGGAGGTCTTCTCCATAGCCTGGAGACGCCGCACCGAACTCCCCGATGCGCCACTGCCCTGGCTGTACGGGGTGGCCCGGAACTGTCTGGCCAATACGGTGCGGGGGCTGGGCCGTTACCGGCGGCTGCTGCACCGGCTCGGCAACCACGAGGCGGCGCACCGGCAGCAGACCGTGGAGAGTCCGGACGCGGAGCGGCCCGGCTCCTGGGTGCACGAGGCACTGGCCCGGCTCTCCCCCGCCGACCAGGAGTTGCTGCGCCTGACGGCCTGGGAGGAACTGACCGTCGAGGAGTTGGCGGTGACCCTCGGATGCGGCCGGAGCGCGGCGGCCATGCGGCTGCACCGGGCGCGCGGCCGGCTCCGTACGCAGATCGAGCGGATGCGGCAGAGAGGCGCCGCCCGCCCCGACGCGCCCCCGCCACGGCCCGACGCGCCCCGTGCACAGCCACCGTCACCTCCTGCGCAGCCGCCCTCACCACCCGCGGCGCCCAGAGTGACCCACCACCCCGTACCGAGCCGAGCCGGAGGCCGCCGCCATGACTGA
- the ctaD gene encoding cytochrome c oxidase subunit I, which translates to MRSPVKWLTTTDHKTIGTLYLVTAFAFFCVGGLMALLMRAELARPGHQLLSNEQFNQAFTMHGTVMLLMFATPLFAGFANWIMPLQIGAPDVAFPRLNMFAYWLYLFGSLIAVGGFLTPQGAADFGWFAYAPLSDAVHSPNIGGDMWIMGLAFSGFGTILGSVNFITTIICMRAPGMTMFRMPIFTWNVLLTGVLVLLAFPVLAAALFALEADRKFGAHVFDAANGGALLWQHLFWFFGHPEVYIIALPFFGIISEVIPVFSRKPMFGYMGLIAATVSIAGLSVTVWAHHMYVTGGVLLPFFSFMTFLIAVPTGVKFFNWIGTMWKGSLSFETPMLWTIGFLITFTFGGLTGVILASPPMDFHVSDSYFVVAHFHYVVFGTVVFAMFAGFHFWWPKFTGKMLDERLGKITFWTLFVGFHGTFLVQHWLGAEGMVRRIPDYLAADGFTALNTVSSIFSFLLGLSLLPFFYNVWKTAKYGEKVEADDPWGFGRSLEWATSCPPPRHNFLTLPRIRSESPAFDLHHPEIAQENGALGDTGKAPVAEIGARI; encoded by the coding sequence ATGAGATCTCCCGTGAAGTGGCTGACGACCACCGACCACAAGACGATCGGCACGCTGTACCTGGTCACCGCCTTCGCGTTCTTCTGCGTCGGCGGACTGATGGCGCTGCTGATGCGCGCCGAACTGGCCCGTCCCGGCCACCAGCTCCTGTCGAACGAGCAGTTCAACCAGGCGTTCACGATGCACGGCACGGTCATGCTGCTGATGTTCGCGACGCCGCTGTTCGCCGGATTCGCGAACTGGATCATGCCGCTGCAGATCGGCGCGCCCGATGTCGCCTTTCCCCGGCTGAATATGTTCGCGTACTGGCTCTATCTCTTCGGTTCGCTGATCGCGGTGGGGGGATTTCTGACGCCTCAAGGGGCGGCGGACTTCGGCTGGTTCGCGTATGCACCGCTCTCCGACGCCGTGCATTCCCCGAATATCGGCGGGGATATGTGGATCATGGGTCTGGCCTTCTCGGGCTTCGGTACGATCCTCGGTTCGGTCAACTTCATCACGACGATCATCTGCATGCGGGCACCCGGCATGACGATGTTCCGGATGCCGATCTTCACCTGGAATGTGCTGCTGACCGGTGTGCTGGTCCTGCTGGCCTTCCCGGTGCTGGCGGCGGCGCTGTTCGCGCTGGAGGCGGACCGTAAATTCGGGGCGCATGTCTTCGATGCCGCAAATGGCGGGGCATTGCTCTGGCAGCATTTGTTCTGGTTCTTCGGGCATCCCGAGGTGTACATCATCGCGCTGCCGTTCTTCGGCATCATTTCCGAGGTCATTCCGGTGTTCTCCCGGAAGCCGATGTTCGGTTACATGGGCCTGATTGCGGCGACGGTGTCGATTGCCGGTCTGTCGGTCACGGTGTGGGCGCACCACATGTATGTGACGGGCGGCGTGCTGTTGCCGTTCTTCTCGTTCATGACGTTCCTGATCGCTGTGCCGACCGGTGTGAAGTTCTTCAACTGGATCGGCACGATGTGGAAGGGCTCACTGTCCTTCGAGACGCCGATGCTGTGGACGATCGGCTTCCTGATCACCTTCACGTTCGGTGGTCTGACCGGTGTCATCCTGGCCTCGCCGCCGATGGACTTCCACGTCTCGGACTCGTACTTCGTGGTGGCGCACTTCCACTACGTGGTGTTCGGCACCGTCGTGTTCGCGATGTTCGCGGGCTTCCACTTCTGGTGGCCGAAGTTCACCGGCAAGATGCTGGACGAGCGGCTCGGGAAGATCACCTTCTGGACGCTGTTCGTGGGCTTCCACGGCACCTTCCTCGTCCAGCACTGGCTGGGCGCCGAGGGCATGGTGCGGCGTATCCCCGACTATCTCGCCGCGGACGGATTCACCGCCCTGAACACCGTCTCCAGCATCTTCTCCTTCCTCCTCGGGCTCTCCCTGCTGCCGTTCTTCTACAACGTCTGGAAGACGGCGAAGTACGGCGAGAAGGTCGAGGCCGACGACCCGTGGGGCTTCGGCCGCTCGCTGGAGTGGGCGACGTCCTGCCCGCCGCCGCGGCACAACTTCCTCACCCTGCCGCGTATTCGCTCCGAATCCCCGGCATTCGACCTGCATCACCCGGAGATCGCCCAGGAGAACGGGGCCCTCGGCGATACCGGTAAAGCCCCGGTGGCTGAAATCGGAGCACGCATATGA
- a CDS encoding steroid 3-ketoacyl-CoA thiolase, which translates to MAAEPVIVEAVRTPIGRRQGALANLHPAYLLGETYRELLARTGIQPDCVEQVVGGTVTHAGEQSMNPARNAWLAMGLPYETAATTVDCQCGSSQQANHMTANMIAAGVIDIGIGCGVEAMSRVPLGSGSKHGPGKPWPDEWNVDLPNQFEAAERIARKRGLTRADVDSLGLRSQERAAAAWAEERFKRETFAVQVPTTEEEQAAGQGMWRLVDRDEGLRDTSLEALGGLKPVMPTAVHTAGNSSQISDGAAAVMWASKRMARALKLKPRARIVAQALVGSDPHFHLDGPIDATRAVLGKAGMSLKDIDLVEINEAFASVVLSWAQVFEQDLEKVNVNGGAIALGHPVGATGARLITTALHELERRDKEFALITMCAGGALATGTIIQRL; encoded by the coding sequence ATGGCCGCGGAACCCGTCATCGTCGAAGCAGTACGCACCCCGATCGGCAGGCGCCAAGGTGCGCTCGCCAACCTGCACCCCGCCTATCTCCTGGGCGAGACATACCGCGAACTCCTCGCCCGTACGGGCATTCAGCCCGACTGCGTCGAACAGGTCGTCGGCGGCACCGTCACCCACGCCGGTGAGCAGTCCATGAACCCGGCACGCAACGCCTGGCTGGCGATGGGCCTCCCGTACGAGACCGCCGCGACCACGGTGGACTGCCAGTGCGGCTCCTCCCAGCAGGCCAATCACATGACCGCCAACATGATCGCGGCCGGTGTCATCGACATCGGCATCGGCTGCGGCGTCGAGGCGATGTCCCGGGTGCCGCTCGGCAGCGGCTCCAAGCACGGCCCCGGCAAGCCCTGGCCCGACGAGTGGAACGTCGACCTGCCCAACCAGTTCGAGGCGGCCGAACGGATCGCCCGCAAGCGGGGGCTGACCCGCGCGGACGTCGACTCGCTGGGCCTGCGCTCCCAGGAGCGGGCGGCCGCCGCCTGGGCCGAGGAACGCTTCAAACGGGAGACGTTCGCCGTCCAGGTCCCCACCACCGAGGAAGAACAGGCCGCCGGCCAGGGCATGTGGCGGCTGGTAGACCGCGACGAAGGGCTGCGCGACACCAGCCTGGAGGCCCTGGGCGGCCTCAAGCCCGTGATGCCGACCGCCGTCCACACGGCGGGCAACTCCTCGCAGATCTCCGACGGCGCCGCCGCGGTCATGTGGGCCTCCAAGCGCATGGCCCGCGCCCTCAAACTCAAGCCACGGGCCCGCATCGTGGCCCAGGCGCTGGTCGGCTCCGATCCGCACTTCCACCTGGACGGCCCCATCGATGCCACCCGCGCCGTGCTCGGCAAGGCCGGGATGTCCCTCAAGGACATAGACCTCGTCGAGATCAACGAAGCCTTCGCCTCCGTGGTGCTCTCCTGGGCGCAGGTCTTCGAGCAGGACCTGGAGAAGGTGAACGTGAACGGCGGCGCGATCGCCCTGGGCCACCCGGTCGGCGCCACCGGTGCCCGCCTCATCACCACCGCACTGCACGAACTCGAACGCCGGGACAAGGAGTTCGCCCTGATCACCATGTGCGCGGGCGGGGCGCTGGCGACGGGGACGATCATTCAGCGGTTGTAG
- a CDS encoding cytochrome P450, translating into MPCPALPEGFDFTDPDVYQSRVPLPEFAQLRQTAPVWWNTQPHGIAGFGDDGYWVVTRHQDVKEVSTKPEIFSANLNTSIIRFQASMTRDQIDVQKLIMLNMDPPEHTRVRQIVQRGFTPRAIRALEDALRDRAARIVAEARRKVSGDFVTDVACELPLQAIAELIGIPQDDRARIFDWSNKMIAYDDPELAITEEVGVNAAMELISYAMNLAAARKECPAEDIVSRLVAAEHEGNLGSDEFGFFVLLLAVAGNETTRNAITHGMHAFLTHPDQWELYKRERPATTAEEIVRWATPVVSFQRTATQDTELGGAKIKKGQRVGIFYSSANHDPEVFDRPEVFDITRDPNPHLGFGGGGPHFCLGKSLAVLEINLIFNALADAMPDISLAGDPRRLRSAWLNGVKELQVHYG; encoded by the coding sequence ATGCCATGCCCCGCATTGCCCGAAGGGTTCGACTTCACCGACCCCGACGTCTACCAGTCCCGCGTCCCGCTCCCGGAGTTCGCACAGCTGCGGCAGACCGCGCCCGTGTGGTGGAACACCCAGCCGCACGGCATCGCCGGCTTCGGTGACGACGGCTATTGGGTGGTCACCCGTCACCAGGACGTCAAGGAGGTGTCCACCAAGCCGGAGATCTTCTCCGCGAACCTCAACACCTCGATCATCCGCTTCCAGGCGTCCATGACCCGCGACCAGATCGACGTCCAGAAGCTGATCATGCTGAACATGGACCCGCCCGAGCACACCCGGGTCCGCCAGATCGTGCAGCGCGGCTTCACCCCGCGCGCCATCCGCGCCCTGGAGGACGCGCTGCGCGACCGGGCGGCGCGCATCGTCGCCGAGGCGCGCCGGAAGGTCTCCGGCGACTTCGTCACCGATGTCGCCTGCGAACTCCCCCTCCAGGCCATCGCGGAACTCATCGGCATCCCCCAGGACGACCGGGCCCGGATCTTCGACTGGTCGAACAAGATGATCGCGTACGACGATCCCGAGCTGGCCATTACCGAAGAGGTCGGCGTCAACGCGGCCATGGAGCTGATCTCGTACGCCATGAACCTCGCCGCGGCGCGCAAGGAGTGCCCGGCCGAGGACATCGTCAGCCGGCTGGTCGCGGCGGAGCACGAGGGGAACCTCGGCTCGGACGAGTTCGGCTTCTTCGTGCTGCTGCTGGCGGTGGCCGGCAACGAGACGACGCGCAACGCCATCACCCATGGGATGCACGCCTTCCTCACCCATCCCGACCAGTGGGAGCTCTACAAGCGCGAGCGCCCCGCGACGACGGCCGAGGAGATCGTGCGGTGGGCGACGCCGGTGGTCTCCTTCCAGCGCACCGCCACCCAGGACACCGAACTGGGCGGGGCGAAGATCAAGAAGGGGCAGCGGGTGGGGATCTTCTACTCCTCCGCCAACCACGACCCGGAGGTCTTCGACCGCCCCGAGGTCTTCGACATCACCCGCGACCCCAACCCCCACCTGGGGTTCGGCGGCGGCGGGCCGCACTTCTGCCTCGGCAAGTCCCTTGCGGTCCTGGAGATCAACCTGATCTTCAACGCACTCGCCGACGCCATGCCCGATATCAGCCTGGCGGGCGACCCGCGCCGGCTCCGTTCGGCCTGGCTCAACGGGGTCAAGGAACTTCAGGTCCACTACGGCTGA
- a CDS encoding ECF transporter S component yields MSAPPHPPEGDGPRTVPGRQARAVRLGPRSVAALVLVSAIGVMAFGWPLLADSASGLAHSRDAPWLFAALLPMLLAVVVATIADTGLDAKAIAMLGVLAAAGAAMRPLGAGTAGIEPMFFLMVLAGRVLGPGFGFVLGSVSMFASALLTGGVGPWMPFQMLSMGWVSMGAGLLPGPDRLRGRRELAVLAAYGAVSALLYGLVMNLQGWPYIGGLASGVSFVPGDPLDQNLARYLAYCLATSLGWDVPRALVTVLLTCTLGGTVLKALRRATRRAAFDVPVSFPSDPPSGTAAP; encoded by the coding sequence ATGAGCGCACCCCCTCACCCGCCGGAGGGCGACGGTCCGCGCACCGTGCCCGGCCGCCAGGCCCGTGCCGTACGGCTCGGGCCCCGCTCCGTCGCCGCGCTGGTCCTCGTCTCGGCCATCGGCGTGATGGCCTTCGGGTGGCCGCTGCTCGCCGACTCCGCCTCCGGGCTCGCCCATTCCCGGGACGCGCCCTGGCTGTTCGCCGCGTTGCTGCCGATGCTGCTCGCCGTGGTCGTGGCGACCATCGCCGACACCGGCCTGGACGCGAAGGCCATCGCGATGCTCGGCGTCCTGGCCGCGGCCGGGGCCGCGATGCGCCCGCTGGGTGCGGGGACGGCCGGCATCGAGCCGATGTTCTTTCTGATGGTGCTGGCGGGGCGGGTGCTCGGGCCCGGCTTCGGGTTCGTGCTGGGGTCCGTGTCGATGTTTGCCTCGGCACTGCTGACCGGCGGTGTCGGCCCGTGGATGCCGTTCCAGATGCTGTCGATGGGGTGGGTGTCGATGGGCGCCGGCCTGCTGCCGGGGCCCGACCGGCTGCGCGGCCGCCGTGAACTGGCCGTGCTCGCCGCCTACGGAGCTGTCTCCGCCCTCCTCTACGGCCTGGTCATGAACCTTCAGGGCTGGCCCTACATCGGCGGCCTGGCTTCGGGCGTCTCCTTCGTCCCCGGAGACCCGCTCGACCAGAACCTCGCCCGCTACCTCGCCTACTGCCTGGCCACCTCCCTCGGCTGGGACGTCCCCCGGGCCCTGGTCACCGTCCTCCTCACCTGCACCCTGGGCGGCACCGTCCTCAAGGCCCTGCGCCGCGCCACCCGCCGCGCAGCCTTCGACGTCCCCGTCTCCTTCCCTTCCGATCCGCCCTCGGGGACCGCCGCCCCGTAA
- the proP gene encoding glycine betaine/L-proline transporter ProP translates to MTVVDPAMVKRAVSAAALGNAMEWFDFGVYSYIAVTLGHVFFPSGNPTAQLLSTFGAFAAAFLVRPIGGMVFGPLGDKIGRQKILAITMIMMAAGTFSIGLIPSYASIGVGAPILLLVARLVQGFSTGGEYGGASTFIAEYAPDKKRGFLGSWLEFGTLAGYVGGAGLVTLMTALLSTEDLTSWGWRIPFLIAGPMGIIGLYLRMRLEETPAFAQLEKEARNKEKERREAEKRIGIREMIFGQWRSMLLCVGLVLVFNVTDYMLLSYMPSYLTSELKYDETHGLLVVLAVMVLMMGVQPFAGRLTDRFGRRPVIGAGCVGFLVLSVPALLLIRQGSLAAIALGMAALGLLLVTFTAAMPSTLPALFPTKVRYGSLSIGFNVSVSLFGGTTPLVVTALIGATGNKMMPAYYMMAAAVIGGIAVLLMSESARKPLPGSPPAVETEAEAREVRDAVKAGAAA, encoded by the coding sequence GTGACCGTCGTCGATCCCGCGATGGTCAAACGCGCCGTGTCGGCGGCCGCGCTCGGCAATGCGATGGAGTGGTTCGACTTCGGCGTGTACAGCTACATCGCGGTCACCCTCGGACACGTCTTCTTCCCGTCCGGGAATCCGACCGCGCAGTTGCTGTCGACGTTCGGGGCGTTCGCCGCGGCGTTCCTGGTCCGCCCCATCGGCGGCATGGTCTTCGGGCCGCTCGGTGACAAGATCGGCCGCCAGAAGATCCTCGCCATCACCATGATCATGATGGCGGCGGGCACCTTCAGCATCGGCCTGATCCCGTCCTATGCCTCCATCGGCGTCGGGGCGCCCATCCTGCTGCTCGTCGCCCGCCTGGTACAGGGCTTCTCCACCGGCGGCGAATACGGCGGCGCCTCCACCTTCATCGCCGAGTACGCGCCCGACAAGAAGCGCGGATTCCTCGGCAGCTGGCTGGAGTTCGGCACGCTGGCCGGTTACGTCGGCGGCGCCGGCCTGGTCACGCTGATGACCGCGCTGCTGTCCACCGAGGACCTGACCTCCTGGGGCTGGCGCATCCCGTTCCTGATCGCCGGACCGATGGGCATCATCGGCCTCTACCTGCGGATGCGGCTGGAAGAGACCCCGGCCTTCGCCCAGTTGGAGAAGGAGGCGCGGAACAAGGAGAAGGAGCGCCGCGAGGCCGAGAAGCGGATCGGCATCCGCGAGATGATCTTCGGTCAGTGGCGGTCGATGCTGCTCTGCGTCGGGCTGGTCCTGGTCTTCAACGTCACGGACTACATGCTGCTGTCGTACATGCCGAGCTACCTGACCTCGGAGCTCAAGTACGACGAGACGCACGGATTGCTGGTCGTGCTCGCGGTGATGGTCCTGATGATGGGCGTCCAGCCGTTCGCGGGCCGGCTCACCGACCGCTTCGGCCGCCGTCCGGTCATCGGCGCCGGCTGCGTCGGCTTCCTGGTGCTGTCCGTGCCGGCCCTGCTGCTGATCCGGCAGGGGTCGCTGGCCGCCATCGCGCTGGGCATGGCCGCCCTCGGACTGCTGCTGGTCACCTTCACCGCGGCCATGCCGTCCACGCTGCCCGCGCTGTTCCCGACCAAGGTGCGCTACGGCTCCCTGTCGATCGGCTTCAACGTCTCCGTGTCGCTCTTCGGCGGGACGACGCCGCTGGTGGTCACCGCCCTGATCGGCGCGACCGGCAACAAGATGATGCCCGCCTACTACATGATGGCGGCGGCCGTGATCGGCGGCATCGCCGTCCTGCTGATGTCGGAGAGCGCCCGCAAGCCGCTGCCCGGCTCCCCGCCGGCCGTCGAGACCGAGGCGGAGGCACGCGAGGTCCGCGACGCCGTCAAGGCCGGTGCGGCAGCCTGA
- a CDS encoding DUF6230 family protein: protein MKDAHGRPVTGRISWRKFAVLSVPALAGTAALGIALANGALAASFAVSGQQFKVSADSLTGKGFAQYGGVDANARGDLLPVAVTAIKTAQLDHLCQSVVTHLPVIGDISLNLSAGTGSKPVEASDLFVDATQLSGNATFHQIEIGRDASTLDKGPDSAQGMQDLFAQQADDINISNLRQTAWATNAGTFKLSGLNMKISKGKKECF, encoded by the coding sequence ATGAAAGACGCACACGGCAGACCTGTCACGGGACGTATCAGCTGGCGGAAGTTCGCCGTGCTGTCCGTTCCGGCCCTCGCCGGCACCGCCGCCCTGGGCATCGCCCTGGCCAACGGGGCGCTGGCGGCATCGTTCGCCGTCTCGGGACAGCAGTTCAAGGTCTCCGCAGACAGCCTCACGGGCAAGGGCTTCGCCCAGTACGGCGGTGTGGACGCGAACGCCAGGGGAGATCTCCTGCCGGTCGCCGTCACCGCCATCAAGACGGCCCAGCTGGACCATCTGTGCCAGTCGGTCGTCACCCACCTGCCGGTCATCGGCGATATCTCGCTCAACCTCAGCGCCGGTACGGGCAGTAAGCCCGTCGAGGCGAGCGATCTCTTCGTGGACGCCACCCAGCTCTCCGGCAACGCGACCTTCCATCAGATCGAGATCGGCCGGGACGCCTCCACCCTCGACAAGGGTCCGGACAGCGCCCAGGGCATGCAGGACCTCTTCGCCCAGCAGGCCGATGACATCAACATCAGCAACCTCCGGCAGACCGCCTGGGCCACCAACGCGGGGACCTTCAAGCTGTCCGGCCTCAATATGAAGATCTCCAAGGGCAAGAAGGAATGCTTCTGA